The Brachybacterium huguangmaarense genome contains a region encoding:
- the guaB gene encoding IMP dehydrogenase, whose amino-acid sequence MTTADPFGFVGLTYDDVLLLPGETDVIPSEVDTSSRLTREITLRMPLASAAMDTVTESRMAIAMARHGGIGILHRNLSIEDQAHQVDLVKRTQTGRITNPVTIGPDATLEDFDELCGQYRVSGLPVVDADRRLRGICTNRDLRFIPVAEWGTTKVRDVMTTELFTAPSDVSASEATALLRRNKRERLPLVDADGRLTGLITVKDFVKSEQFPHASKDGQGRLLVGAGVGFFGDSLERAGALRDAGADVLVVDTANGHARLALDMIRTLKQDPSFAGVQVIGGNVATRAGAQALVDAGADAVKVGVGPGSICTTRVVAGVGVPQITAIHEASKACGPAGVPLIGDGGLQYSGDIAKALVAGADTVMIGSLFAGCEETPGDLVFIAGKQYKAYRGMGSLGAMASRGKKSFSKDRYFQADVESDDKIVPEGIEGKVLYRGPLGAVAHQLVGGLHQSMFYVGAHTVPELKEKGQFVRITPAGLKESHPHDVAAIAEAPNYSIR is encoded by the coding sequence ATGACGACTGCGGATCCCTTCGGTTTTGTCGGCCTCACCTACGACGACGTGCTGCTCCTGCCCGGTGAGACGGATGTGATCCCCTCCGAGGTGGACACCTCCTCGCGCCTGACCCGCGAGATCACCCTGCGCATGCCGCTGGCCTCGGCCGCGATGGACACCGTGACCGAGTCGCGGATGGCGATCGCCATGGCCCGCCACGGCGGCATCGGCATCCTGCACCGCAACCTCTCGATCGAGGACCAGGCTCACCAGGTCGACCTCGTCAAGCGCACCCAGACCGGTCGCATCACCAACCCCGTCACGATCGGCCCCGACGCCACCCTCGAGGACTTCGACGAGCTGTGCGGTCAGTACCGGGTCTCCGGCCTGCCCGTCGTCGACGCCGACCGCCGCCTGCGCGGGATCTGCACCAACCGCGACCTGCGCTTCATCCCCGTCGCCGAGTGGGGCACCACCAAGGTGCGCGACGTCATGACGACCGAGCTGTTCACGGCCCCCTCGGACGTCTCCGCGAGCGAGGCCACCGCGCTGCTGCGCCGCAACAAGCGCGAGCGGCTCCCGCTCGTCGACGCCGACGGGCGTCTCACGGGCCTCATCACCGTCAAGGACTTCGTGAAGTCCGAGCAGTTCCCCCACGCCTCGAAGGACGGCCAGGGCCGCCTGCTCGTCGGCGCGGGCGTCGGCTTCTTCGGCGACTCCCTCGAGCGCGCGGGCGCCCTGCGCGACGCGGGCGCCGACGTGCTCGTGGTCGACACGGCCAACGGTCACGCGCGGCTCGCCCTCGACATGATCCGCACTCTCAAGCAGGACCCGTCGTTCGCCGGCGTCCAGGTGATCGGCGGCAACGTCGCGACCCGCGCGGGCGCCCAGGCGCTCGTGGACGCGGGGGCCGACGCCGTCAAGGTGGGCGTGGGGCCGGGCTCGATCTGCACCACGCGGGTCGTCGCGGGCGTCGGCGTCCCCCAGATCACCGCGATCCACGAGGCCTCGAAGGCGTGCGGCCCCGCGGGGGTCCCGCTCATCGGCGACGGCGGCCTGCAGTACTCGGGCGACATCGCCAAGGCCCTCGTCGCGGGCGCCGACACCGTCATGATCGGCTCGCTGTTCGCAGGCTGCGAGGAGACCCCGGGCGACCTCGTGTTCATCGCCGGCAAGCAGTACAAGGCGTACCGCGGCATGGGATCGCTCGGCGCGATGGCCTCGCGCGGCAAGAAGTCCTTCTCCAAGGACCGCTACTTCCAGGCCGACGTCGAGTCCGACGACAAGATCGTGCCCGAGGGCATCGAGGGCAAGGTCCTGTACCGCGGACCGCTCGGCGCCGTCGCGCACCAGCTCGTGGGCGGCCTGCACCAGAGCATGTTCTACGTCGGCGCGCACACCGTGCCCGAGCTCAAGGAGAAAGGGCAGTTCGTGCGCATCACGCCCGCGGGCCTCAAGGAGTCCCACCCGCACGACGTCGCGGCCATCGCCGAGGCGCCCAACTACTCGATCCGCTGA
- a CDS encoding glycoside hydrolase family 172 protein codes for MFDGMSFTRASSLESRAITAENPRGERGVGGQAASNLGPTRKGAPCTEIEAGETIVLADIEGSGTIRHIWMTITPHTENAPYVYRNLVLRMFWDGETSPSVEVPLGDFFCSGFGEPARVQSLPITVAPKGGFNCFFPMPFATGARIELVSEHPQHVSGVFYQIDYTLGDQHPEDQGRFHALWRRCDGRAPLGTDHTLLDLPAGSRGSYVGSFIQLTALERFWWGEGEMKFFLDGDTDFPTICGTGLEDYVGGAWAFQDHLGAEPAPVAETFSAPFVGYSQRLVKDSSKMSDFATDMPPCHGMYRFHLPDPIYFHDGLRVTLQQIGERNGHFERQDDIATVAYWYQAGRTRPLPDLPEATLRRPR; via the coding sequence ATGTTCGACGGCATGAGCTTCACCCGCGCCTCCTCCCTGGAGTCCCGGGCCATCACGGCGGAGAACCCCCGCGGCGAGCGCGGGGTCGGTGGCCAGGCGGCCAGCAATCTCGGGCCCACCCGCAAGGGCGCTCCGTGCACCGAGATCGAGGCGGGGGAGACCATCGTCCTCGCCGACATCGAGGGCTCGGGCACCATCCGGCACATCTGGATGACCATCACCCCGCACACGGAGAACGCCCCGTACGTCTACCGCAACCTGGTGCTGCGCATGTTCTGGGACGGGGAGACCTCGCCCTCGGTCGAGGTCCCGCTCGGCGACTTCTTCTGCTCCGGCTTCGGCGAGCCCGCCCGGGTGCAGTCCCTCCCGATCACCGTGGCCCCCAAGGGCGGGTTCAACTGCTTCTTCCCGATGCCCTTCGCCACGGGCGCACGGATCGAGCTGGTCAGCGAGCATCCCCAGCACGTCAGCGGGGTCTTCTACCAGATCGACTACACGCTCGGCGACCAGCATCCCGAGGACCAGGGCCGCTTCCACGCCCTGTGGCGGCGGTGCGACGGACGGGCCCCGCTGGGGACGGACCACACCCTGCTCGACCTGCCCGCCGGCAGCCGCGGGAGCTACGTCGGCTCCTTCATCCAGCTCACGGCGCTCGAGCGGTTCTGGTGGGGCGAGGGGGAGATGAAGTTCTTCCTCGACGGCGACACCGACTTCCCGACCATCTGCGGCACCGGCCTCGAGGACTACGTGGGCGGGGCCTGGGCGTTCCAGGACCACCTGGGCGCCGAGCCCGCGCCCGTCGCCGAGACGTTCTCGGCCCCGTTCGTGGGCTACTCCCAGCGCCTGGTCAAGGACTCCTCCAAGATGTCGGACTTCGCGACCGACATGCCCCCGTGTCATGGCATGTACCGCTTCCATCTCCCGGACCCGATCTACTTCCATGACGGGCTGCGGGTGACCCTGCAGCAGATCGGCGAGAGGAACGGGCACTTCGAGCGCCAGGACGACATCGCCACGGTCGCGTACTGGTACCAGGCCGGACGCACCCGTCCGCTGCCCGACCTGCCCGAGGCGACGCTGCGCCGTCCGCGCTGA
- a CDS encoding carbohydrate ABC transporter permease — protein sequence MTIDDLGLAGPGGATPVVPRTRPRRSARDLVLLILAVLVAIVFVSPLLLLAINSVKDPTDYATNGALSWPEHISFDSWLTYSDAVNYPRALLNSIISSGLVAVLGVAIAMLTAYALGIGRIKGNAFFTGMFLFATMIPQEALIYPLFYGADALGLTNTIAAVVIIFSVIQAAFGTYLLSSVLGTFPRELLEAAQIDGAGKFRIFLSVVVPIMRPTMSVLLVFFFIWTWNELLIPLVMLSDPTNQTVPIAIMTLKGQNATPIDQLIAGSMMSLIPTLLFFLIFQRTLAKGVTAGAVK from the coding sequence ATGACCATCGACGACCTGGGCCTCGCCGGTCCCGGGGGAGCCACCCCCGTCGTTCCCCGGACCCGTCCGCGCCGCAGCGCGCGCGACCTGGTCCTCCTGATCCTGGCGGTGCTGGTGGCGATCGTCTTCGTCTCGCCGCTGCTCCTGCTCGCGATCAACTCCGTGAAGGACCCGACGGACTACGCGACCAACGGCGCGCTGTCCTGGCCCGAGCACATCTCGTTCGACTCGTGGCTCACCTACAGCGATGCCGTCAACTACCCGCGGGCGCTCCTGAACTCGATCATCAGCTCCGGCCTGGTGGCCGTCCTCGGGGTGGCCATCGCGATGCTCACCGCGTACGCCCTGGGCATCGGCCGGATCAAGGGGAACGCGTTCTTCACGGGCATGTTCCTGTTCGCTACGATGATCCCGCAGGAGGCTCTCATCTATCCGCTGTTCTACGGAGCGGACGCGCTGGGGCTGACGAACACCATCGCCGCCGTGGTCATCATCTTCTCGGTCATCCAGGCGGCGTTCGGGACGTATCTGCTCTCGAGCGTCCTCGGCACCTTCCCGCGGGAGCTGCTGGAGGCCGCGCAGATCGACGGCGCCGGCAAGTTCAGGATCTTCCTGTCCGTCGTGGTGCCGATCATGCGTCCGACGATGTCCGTGCTGCTCGTCTTCTTCTTCATCTGGACCTGGAACGAGCTGCTGATCCCGCTGGTCATGCTGTCGGATCCGACGAACCAGACCGTGCCGATCGCGATCATGACCCTCAAGGGGCAGAACGCGACGCCGATCGACCAGCTCATCGCGGGCTCCATGATGTCCCTCATCCCCACCCTGCTCTTCTTCCTCATCTTCCAGAGGACCTTGGCCAAGGGCGTGACGGCGGGGGCGGTCAAGTAG
- a CDS encoding carbohydrate ABC transporter permease, protein MAIGFLAVVAAPFVANVYISAFSWRGGRAPMRWAGLDNYARLLSDELFWKSFQNSLFMILGMVIVPTIIGLFLSAFLFDYIGKKFGARAASFLRATFYLPQILPIAVAGVVWAWILDANTGALNSVLSTVGIENTPDWLGDPSIAIYSIVLVLIWIQIGYPVVIFMAALQRVDPELYEAAEIDGAGWFRRFRAITIPQIRPEVFVVVLTATVAALKVFGPVWILTSGGPENSTYVPSYYSYRNFFEVSKVGYGAAIATVMSVVILIVTVFMMWWQRRSARRSGGVA, encoded by the coding sequence ATGGCGATCGGCTTCCTCGCCGTCGTCGCCGCGCCCTTCGTCGCGAACGTCTACATCAGCGCCTTCTCCTGGAGGGGCGGGCGCGCTCCCATGAGATGGGCGGGCCTGGACAACTACGCCCGTCTGCTCAGCGACGAACTGTTCTGGAAGTCCTTCCAGAACTCGCTGTTCATGATCCTCGGCATGGTGATCGTGCCGACGATCATCGGGCTCTTCCTGTCGGCCTTCCTGTTCGACTACATCGGGAAGAAGTTCGGTGCGCGGGCCGCGAGCTTCCTGCGGGCGACCTTCTATCTCCCCCAGATCCTGCCCATCGCCGTCGCGGGCGTGGTCTGGGCCTGGATCCTCGACGCCAACACCGGTGCCCTCAACTCCGTGCTCTCCACGGTCGGGATCGAGAACACCCCGGACTGGCTGGGAGACCCGTCGATCGCGATCTACTCGATCGTGCTGGTGCTGATCTGGATCCAGATCGGCTACCCCGTGGTCATCTTCATGGCCGCGCTCCAGCGGGTCGACCCCGAGCTGTACGAGGCCGCCGAGATCGACGGAGCAGGGTGGTTCCGGCGCTTCCGGGCGATCACCATCCCGCAGATCAGGCCCGAGGTGTTCGTCGTGGTCCTGACCGCGACGGTGGCGGCGCTCAAGGTCTTCGGCCCCGTCTGGATCCTCACCTCCGGCGGCCCGGAGAACTCGACCTACGTGCCGTCCTACTACTCGTACCGCAACTTCTTCGAGGTGTCGAAGGTGGGCTACGGCGCCGCGATCGCGACCGTCATGTCCGTGGTGATCCTGATCGTGACCGTATTCATGATGTGGTGGCAGCGGAGATCCGCGCGCCGGAGCGGAGGCGTGGCATGA
- a CDS encoding ABC transporter substrate-binding protein, with protein sequence MSNVTHGLSRRRLLTGASAAALGGVLAPTLSACGGGGGDSTTFTIQQYESKASAQYKGWEKALEIFKGKHPDLDVKLVQTSFDNMQKNAKIILSGRDVPDVVEVNKGNADAGQLSAQGLLIDLSEQVTSKGWDKKVVGTMAALAQYTPEGNAGSGAWFGVPNIGEYVQVYYNADMFAEAGIQGPPDSLAAFQEIMDVFIGKGQAPLSSSANTNGGWGAMWTWYSLVSAFGSREQMDDYMFLRGSVDFSADPWKRGTDLFAQWVGAGYLGSKIAGVNSDQAQVAFIGKKFPMLLTNSGAYSTIADQADFAWDSFILPEAQNIMGSSGHLWAVPADAPNPDLAYEWIDITLSEEVQNEIGKLGGLPLAGDPSVIEDEKLRAFTETFDSLKEDKMSYYADYPVPGFIPTIQAGMQGIANGTTSAEDFLADMQTFYDDGKETVLGG encoded by the coding sequence ATGTCCAACGTGACCCACGGTCTTTCGCGCCGCCGACTGCTGACCGGTGCGTCCGCCGCAGCCCTCGGCGGTGTCCTGGCCCCCACCCTCTCGGCGTGCGGAGGGGGAGGCGGCGACTCCACGACCTTCACGATCCAGCAGTACGAGTCGAAGGCCTCGGCTCAGTACAAGGGCTGGGAGAAGGCTCTCGAGATCTTCAAGGGGAAGCACCCCGACCTGGACGTCAAGCTGGTCCAGACCAGCTTCGACAACATGCAAAAGAACGCCAAGATCATCCTCTCGGGCCGGGACGTCCCTGATGTCGTCGAGGTCAACAAGGGCAACGCGGACGCGGGCCAGCTGTCGGCACAGGGTCTGCTCATCGACCTCTCCGAGCAGGTGACCTCCAAGGGTTGGGACAAGAAGGTCGTCGGGACCATGGCCGCGCTGGCGCAGTACACCCCTGAGGGGAACGCGGGATCCGGTGCATGGTTCGGCGTCCCGAACATCGGCGAGTACGTGCAGGTCTACTACAACGCGGACATGTTCGCCGAGGCGGGCATCCAGGGGCCGCCGGACTCCCTGGCGGCCTTCCAGGAGATCATGGACGTCTTCATCGGCAAGGGGCAGGCCCCGTTGTCCAGCAGCGCCAACACCAACGGCGGCTGGGGCGCGATGTGGACCTGGTACTCGCTCGTCTCGGCGTTCGGCAGCCGGGAGCAGATGGACGACTACATGTTCCTGCGGGGCTCCGTGGACTTCTCGGCGGATCCCTGGAAGCGGGGCACGGACCTGTTCGCGCAGTGGGTCGGCGCCGGCTACCTGGGCAGCAAGATCGCCGGCGTGAACTCGGACCAGGCGCAGGTGGCGTTCATCGGCAAGAAGTTCCCGATGCTCCTGACCAACTCCGGGGCCTACTCGACGATCGCCGACCAGGCCGACTTCGCGTGGGACTCCTTCATCCTCCCCGAGGCGCAGAACATCATGGGATCGTCCGGCCACCTCTGGGCGGTCCCGGCGGACGCCCCGAACCCCGACCTCGCCTACGAGTGGATCGACATCACCCTCAGCGAGGAGGTCCAGAACGAGATCGGAAAGCTCGGCGGCCTGCCGCTGGCCGGGGACCCCTCGGTGATCGAGGACGAGAAGCTGCGTGCCTTCACGGAGACGTTCGACTCCCTGAAGGAGGACAAGATGTCCTACTACGCCGACTATCCGGTGCCCGGGTTCATCCCGACGATCCAGGCGGGCATGCAGGGGATCGCCAACGGCACCACGTCGGCGGAGGACTTCCTGGCCGACATGCAGACCTTCTACGACGACGGCAAGGAGACGGTGCTGGGCGGCTGA
- a CDS encoding LacI family DNA-binding transcriptional regulator, which translates to MTASRVVNGAGNVEPGRRRAVEQAIIDLGYRRNPAAHALRSHGAPSWIIGFIVDDIKDSFFSQLARSVEDALAERGSMLLVASSDARADRAEELVRDLVAHNVDALIIAPPPGDQSYLSPTVTLGRPVLCVDRPPASAGVPAIVSDNRGGARAAIDHLVARGHRDIAYIGDDLGYTMRHRLDGYREALQAHGLAKRPELVRMDAYTASSVPAIVSELLTLDEPPTALFTARNVTSLGALVGLHQLGRQREIAQIGFDDLDLGTVVDPALSVVAQRLDDIGRQIVENLVSRLQGHPTAETVTTVPVDLVRRGSSEIPGPRRSGTVARARC; encoded by the coding sequence ATGACCGCGTCCCGCGTGGTCAACGGCGCGGGCAACGTCGAGCCGGGTCGTCGCCGTGCGGTGGAGCAGGCGATCATCGATCTCGGGTACCGCCGCAACCCGGCCGCCCACGCGCTTCGCAGCCACGGCGCCCCGTCCTGGATAATCGGCTTCATCGTCGACGACATCAAGGACTCCTTCTTCTCGCAGCTCGCGCGATCGGTCGAGGACGCCCTGGCGGAACGGGGGTCGATGCTCCTCGTCGCGAGCAGCGACGCACGTGCGGACCGGGCGGAGGAGCTGGTCCGCGATCTGGTCGCCCACAACGTCGATGCCCTGATCATCGCGCCGCCGCCCGGGGACCAGAGCTACCTCTCCCCGACGGTGACGCTCGGTCGACCCGTCCTCTGCGTGGACCGTCCTCCCGCCTCCGCCGGTGTGCCGGCGATCGTGTCGGACAACCGGGGCGGCGCCCGCGCCGCGATCGACCACCTGGTCGCCCGAGGGCATCGGGACATCGCGTACATCGGCGACGACCTTGGCTACACGATGCGCCATCGCCTCGACGGCTACCGGGAGGCGCTGCAGGCCCACGGTCTCGCCAAACGGCCGGAGCTCGTCCGCATGGACGCCTACACGGCGTCGTCCGTCCCCGCGATCGTGAGCGAGCTGCTGACCCTCGACGAACCGCCCACCGCGCTGTTCACCGCCCGCAATGTGACCTCGCTCGGTGCCTTGGTCGGTCTCCATCAGCTGGGACGGCAGCGGGAGATCGCACAGATCGGCTTCGACGACCTGGACCTGGGCACGGTCGTCGATCCCGCCTTGAGCGTCGTGGCTCAGCGCCTCGACGACATCGGACGACAGATCGTCGAGAATTTGGTGAGCCGACTGCAGGGGCATCCGACGGCCGAGACCGTCACGACCGTCCCCGTCGACCTCGTCCGACGTGGCAGCTCGGAGATCCCCGGCCCCCGAAGGAGCGGGACGGTCGCGAGGGCGCGCTGCTGA
- a CDS encoding threonine/serine exporter family protein has product MDPDAQPRPAPLPTTTSPLGAVDSLTVRSEAAAAVGSALLSGGMASYRVKAAMALTARALGLDSFSSIVTFTDITATATLGGRYRTRITQPDHVGVDVDHLARIHRMVEQLPARVSAAEIFEQLARIAARPPLYGALVNALAAGLACAAFSFLNGGGPIEMLAVLIAAIAGQAVRRTMQRRHWNHLLVTVIAAALTSGVYALAVGVPTLLGVIEPGHRGGYLAAVLFLVPGFPLITGILDIVRSDFSAGVARLTYSMMIILAAAASVWAVGIAVGMGPDSTNLLTLPLAAELPLRALATFVGVLGFAVIFNSPWRIALGAALVSLVANTLRFVMTTGEVPPQLATLAATTLVGVLAYTAARIWHIPRTSISVPAVVIMIPGFTLYTAFSLMNTGDVTGSLMLLQEAVQVILAAGFGLALAHLATSPSWRRVAHPH; this is encoded by the coding sequence ATGGACCCCGATGCGCAGCCGCGACCGGCCCCGCTCCCCACCACCACGAGCCCCCTCGGCGCCGTCGACTCGCTGACGGTGCGCTCCGAGGCGGCCGCGGCGGTCGGCAGCGCCCTGCTGTCGGGCGGCATGGCCTCCTACCGGGTCAAGGCCGCGATGGCGCTCACCGCGCGCGCCCTCGGCCTGGACTCGTTCAGCTCGATCGTCACGTTCACGGACATCACGGCGACCGCGACCCTCGGCGGCCGCTATCGCACTCGGATCACCCAGCCGGACCACGTGGGCGTGGACGTGGATCACCTCGCCCGCATCCACCGCATGGTCGAGCAGCTGCCCGCGCGCGTGAGCGCCGCCGAGATCTTCGAGCAGCTCGCGCGCATCGCGGCCCGGCCGCCGCTGTACGGGGCTCTCGTCAACGCGCTCGCCGCGGGCCTCGCGTGCGCGGCGTTCTCCTTCCTCAACGGCGGCGGTCCCATCGAGATGCTCGCGGTGCTGATCGCCGCGATCGCGGGCCAGGCCGTGCGCCGGACGATGCAACGGCGGCACTGGAACCACCTGCTCGTCACGGTGATCGCCGCGGCCCTCACGAGCGGCGTGTACGCGCTCGCGGTGGGGGTGCCGACCCTGCTCGGGGTGATCGAGCCCGGGCACCGCGGCGGCTATCTGGCCGCGGTGCTCTTCCTCGTGCCCGGCTTCCCGCTCATCACCGGGATCCTGGACATCGTGCGGTCCGACTTCAGCGCCGGGGTCGCGCGCCTGACCTACTCGATGATGATCATCCTCGCGGCCGCCGCGAGCGTGTGGGCCGTCGGCATCGCCGTGGGGATGGGCCCGGACTCCACCAACCTGCTGACCCTGCCGCTCGCCGCCGAGCTGCCGCTGCGCGCGCTCGCGACCTTCGTGGGCGTGCTCGGCTTCGCGGTCATCTTCAACTCGCCGTGGCGGATCGCGCTGGGCGCCGCCCTGGTCTCGCTCGTGGCCAACACCCTGCGCTTCGTGATGACGACCGGCGAGGTCCCGCCCCAGCTCGCGACGCTCGCCGCGACCACCCTGGTGGGCGTGCTCGCCTACACGGCCGCACGCATCTGGCACATCCCGCGCACGAGCATCTCGGTGCCCGCCGTCGTCATCATGATCCCCGGCTTCACCCTCTACACGGCGTTCTCGCTCATGAATACGGGCGACGTCACGGGCTCCCTCATGCTGCTCCAGGAGGCGGTGCAGGTGATCCTCGCCGCCGGCTTCGGGCTCGCGCTCGCCCACCTCGCGACCTCGCCCAGCTGGCGCCGCGTCGCGCACCCGCACTGA